Proteins from one Gemmatimonadota bacterium genomic window:
- a CDS encoding carboxylate-amine ligase, whose translation MSCPPCKIFPESSPGETMAKGSTSDPLSITLGVEEEFFLVDPDTRDLLPDPDPRIFEECEKNRGDHKVVAEFLRSQIETTTRVCTSVADVHSALIETRRFVIDAAAQHGAAVLAASTHPFAAWHNQVVTAGRRYEQFAMTYQQAVRELLVGGMHIHAGFGDGGSRVRVMTAMRRYLPLLHALSASSPFSSGRETGFKSYRLTLFGSMPRTGLPGPLHSWEEFEKLVEDYQRMEFIKDSSELWWDIRPSRAFPTLELRICDICQTVDDAMCVVALYTCLVRHLMRLDLEGRLPPEPPTELIKENCWLAQRYGVVAFLGDTEGSGRLDIDEYAEALVETLSEDARALECEDQLRHILDLIRYGTGSDRQIDHYRLRRLEGDTEAEALRAVVDLVVKETGSGLDAPTAA comes from the coding sequence ATGTCTTGCCCGCCGTGTAAAATCTTCCCGGAATCCAGCCCGGGAGAAACCATGGCAAAAGGCAGCACCTCAGATCCCCTCTCCATCACCCTCGGCGTCGAGGAAGAGTTCTTCCTGGTCGACCCGGATACGCGCGACCTGCTGCCCGATCCCGATCCGCGCATCTTCGAGGAATGTGAGAAGAACCGCGGCGACCACAAAGTCGTGGCCGAGTTCCTCCGGTCCCAGATCGAGACCACCACCCGGGTCTGCACGTCCGTGGCGGACGTCCATTCCGCCCTCATCGAGACCCGCCGTTTCGTCATCGACGCGGCCGCGCAGCACGGCGCCGCGGTGCTGGCCGCCTCCACCCATCCCTTCGCGGCCTGGCACAACCAGGTCGTCACGGCGGGCCGCCGCTACGAACAGTTCGCCATGACCTACCAGCAGGCCGTGCGGGAGCTGCTCGTGGGCGGGATGCACATCCACGCAGGTTTCGGCGACGGCGGCAGCCGCGTCCGGGTGATGACGGCCATGCGCCGCTACCTGCCCCTGCTCCACGCGCTCTCGGCGTCCTCGCCTTTTAGCAGCGGACGTGAGACCGGCTTCAAGTCTTACCGGCTGACCCTCTTCGGCAGCATGCCGCGCACGGGGCTGCCCGGACCGCTGCACTCATGGGAGGAATTCGAGAAACTGGTCGAAGACTACCAGCGGATGGAGTTCATCAAGGACAGCAGCGAGCTCTGGTGGGACATCCGGCCCTCCCGCGCATTTCCCACCCTGGAACTGCGCATCTGCGACATCTGCCAGACCGTGGACGACGCCATGTGCGTCGTGGCACTCTATACCTGTCTCGTGCGGCACCTGATGCGTCTCGACCTGGAAGGGCGCCTTCCGCCGGAACCGCCGACGGAGCTGATCAAGGAGAACTGCTGGCTCGCCCAGCGGTACGGCGTGGTCGCGTTCCTGGGGGATACGGAGGGTTCGGGCCGCCTGGATATCGACGAGTACGCCGAAGCCCTGGTCGAAACCCTGTCCGAAGACGCGCGCGCCCTGGAATGCGAGGACCAACTGCGTCACATTCTCGACCTCATCCGGTACGGTACCGGGTCGGACCGCCAGATCGACCACTATCGTCTGCGCCGCCTCGAAGGCGATACGGAAGCGGAAGCCCTCCGGGCCGTGGTGGATCTCGTGGTCAAGGAAACGGGAAGCGGCCTGGATGCGCCGACCGCGGCGTAA
- a CDS encoding outer membrane beta-barrel protein produces MKHRIGVLTLCLVVAAVSGRASAQATTSTSTQTSTSASAQALSQNNWYLRTNLGFAVAPGLTLNAYDNDWGTRCDKLSNPGLAETRPDECASAPPPAEWTHEVGAGDGVQSVLALGYTWNGLRFEGEYLYRTTTYTRGEGEDQILDAVTQEKQRQELETLDGGLEDLLSHSVFANVYYEFKSNSPYTPYIGVGVGLSSTSLDYYGRFKRNDDPAAISTFLHPERKARLAGTTTVGRHKMNDLLTAYQAVVGVDYALSANLGIGAKVRWSKFSEFNDEKPWTQLRSHASSVGRGFDVMYGISTDELSMVGVSLNMMYSF; encoded by the coding sequence ATGAAACACAGAATCGGGGTATTGACCCTGTGCCTGGTCGTCGCGGCCGTCTCCGGACGGGCATCGGCACAGGCAACTACATCGACCTCCACACAGACCTCCACCTCGGCATCGGCGCAGGCCTTGTCGCAGAACAACTGGTACCTGCGGACCAACCTGGGCTTCGCGGTAGCCCCGGGCCTGACCCTCAACGCCTATGACAACGACTGGGGCACACGATGCGACAAGCTTTCCAACCCGGGACTCGCGGAGACGCGTCCGGATGAATGCGCGAGCGCGCCGCCGCCCGCGGAGTGGACGCACGAAGTCGGAGCGGGCGATGGCGTGCAGAGTGTGCTGGCCCTGGGATACACCTGGAACGGCCTGCGGTTCGAGGGTGAATATCTCTACCGAACCACGACCTATACACGCGGCGAAGGCGAAGATCAGATCCTGGATGCGGTGACCCAGGAGAAACAACGGCAGGAGCTCGAAACCCTGGATGGCGGGCTCGAAGACCTGCTTTCGCACAGTGTTTTTGCCAACGTGTATTACGAGTTCAAGAGCAACTCGCCTTACACGCCCTACATCGGGGTCGGCGTGGGGCTTTCCAGCACTTCGCTCGACTACTACGGAAGATTCAAGCGCAATGACGACCCGGCCGCGATCTCGACCTTCCTCCATCCGGAGCGAAAAGCGCGGCTCGCCGGGACCACGACCGTGGGCCGGCACAAGATGAACGATCTGCTCACCGCCTACCAGGCCGTCGTGGGCGTGGACTACGCGCTCAGCGCCAATCTGGGCATAGGGGCAAAGGTTCGCTGGTCGAAGTTCAGTGAATTCAACGACGAAAAACCGTGGACGCAGCTCCGCAGCCACGCCTCGTCCGTGGGCCGGGGATTCGACGTTATGTACGGCATTTCGACCGACGAGCTTTCGATGGTCGGCGTCAGCCTGAACATGATGTACAGTTTCTGA
- a CDS encoding RNA polymerase sigma factor RpoD/SigA, producing MKLTTKVQVRDDESLDLYLKEIGDTELLTPEDEEELARRIRDGDEKALETMIHANLRFVVVVAKQYQNQGLALSDLISEGNIGLMKAARRFDEKKGFKFISYAVWWIRQAILHALAEQARLIRLPVNKIEELRRIERSIKKREAEMAQAGETSSDGGDEGEERSYGKGRHPALPEWASTPLSLDAPVGDQDAYTLMDRLRDQDSKMPDDALQEELLRTEVRRAVSNLTDRESEVLNLYFGLNSDRAYTLEEIGVRFGLTRERIRQIKQKAINKLRHTRHGSRLAAYAD from the coding sequence ATGAAACTGACCACAAAGGTTCAGGTCAGGGATGACGAGTCGCTCGACTTGTACCTGAAAGAGATCGGCGATACGGAACTGCTCACGCCCGAGGATGAGGAGGAACTGGCCCGCCGCATCCGGGACGGCGATGAGAAGGCGCTGGAGACCATGATTCACGCGAACCTGCGTTTCGTCGTCGTGGTCGCCAAGCAGTACCAGAACCAGGGCCTTGCCCTTTCCGATCTGATCAGCGAGGGGAATATCGGCCTGATGAAAGCCGCGCGCCGTTTCGACGAGAAGAAGGGGTTCAAGTTTATCTCCTACGCCGTCTGGTGGATCCGTCAGGCAATCCTCCACGCGCTGGCCGAGCAGGCCCGGCTGATTCGGCTGCCCGTCAACAAGATCGAGGAACTGCGCCGGATCGAGCGTTCCATCAAGAAGCGTGAAGCCGAAATGGCCCAGGCCGGGGAAACCTCCAGTGACGGAGGCGACGAGGGCGAAGAGCGGAGTTACGGCAAGGGACGTCATCCCGCCCTGCCGGAATGGGCGAGCACGCCGCTTTCGCTGGACGCGCCGGTGGGCGATCAGGATGCCTACACCCTGATGGACCGGCTCCGGGACCAGGACAGCAAGATGCCTGACGATGCACTGCAGGAAGAGCTGCTGCGGACGGAAGTGAGGCGTGCGGTTTCGAACCTGACCGATCGCGAGAGCGAGGTGTTGAACCTGTACTTCGGCCTGAACTCGGACCGGGCGTACACGCTGGAAGAGATCGGGGTGCGTTTTGGCCTGACGCGGGAACGGATCCGCCAGATCAAGCAGAAGGCCATCAACAAGCTGCGCCATACCCGCCACGGCAGCCGGCTGGCCGCCTACGCGGATTAA
- a CDS encoding thiol peroxidase — MATERAGAATFQGNGLTLLGDEVKVGDAAPDFSVLADDLSAVTLANYAGKVKVICLVPSLDTPVCDTEIRRFNQEAAGLGDNVAVLAVSTDLPFAQKRWCGDAGADNVTALSDHRDTSLGVAYGAVIKELRLLARAVFVIDASDTVRYAEYVTEITEEPDYDAALAAARAAV, encoded by the coding sequence ATGGCGACTGAAAGAGCCGGTGCGGCGACCTTTCAAGGCAATGGATTGACCCTGTTGGGCGACGAGGTGAAGGTGGGAGACGCGGCGCCGGACTTTTCCGTGCTGGCGGACGACCTTTCCGCCGTCACGCTGGCGAATTACGCAGGAAAAGTGAAGGTCATCTGTCTCGTACCGTCTCTCGACACACCAGTCTGCGACACCGAAATCCGCCGGTTCAACCAGGAAGCCGCGGGCCTCGGCGACAACGTGGCGGTGCTGGCGGTAAGCACGGACCTGCCCTTCGCCCAGAAGCGCTGGTGCGGCGATGCGGGCGCCGACAACGTGACGGCGCTGTCCGACCACCGCGACACTTCCCTGGGCGTGGCCTATGGCGCCGTGATCAAGGAACTGCGCCTGCTGGCGCGCGCCGTCTTCGTCATCGACGCTTCCGACACCGTGCGGTACGCGGAGTACGTGACGGAAATCACCGAGGAACCGGATTACGACGCCGCCCTGGCGGCCGCCCGCGCCGCCGTCTGA
- the dapF gene encoding diaminopimelate epimerase produces MANSYFKGHGLGNEYIVLDPDDLTFALTPARIARICDRQKGIGSDGILVLEDSGSADFGLRIWNPDGSEAETSGNGLRIFALYLHSKGRTRKKSFTAETRGGTVRVETQHDQCGAEDASGPVCGATVHIGKATFRPEALPCTLEVDELIEQPIRVTGETLTFTGVSVGNPHCVVFRSQDRKWSRDDLLRLCPALETHPIFPNRINVQLAEPTGPSKIRILIWERGVGETPSSGSSACAAASAAVRLGLVTSPVTVESQGGALVVDVEEEFNLTLTGPVAELARGTFSEATLREILDADD; encoded by the coding sequence ATGGCGAACAGCTACTTCAAAGGCCACGGCCTCGGCAATGAATACATCGTACTGGATCCGGATGATCTGACCTTTGCGTTGACCCCCGCGCGCATCGCCAGGATTTGTGATCGTCAAAAAGGTATTGGTAGCGACGGAATCCTGGTCCTTGAAGATTCTGGTTCGGCGGACTTCGGCCTGCGGATCTGGAACCCCGACGGAAGCGAGGCCGAAACCTCGGGCAACGGACTGCGGATTTTCGCCCTTTACCTGCACTCCAAGGGCAGGACGCGCAAGAAGTCGTTCACGGCGGAGACACGTGGCGGCACGGTACGCGTCGAAACGCAGCATGACCAATGCGGTGCAGAAGATGCCTCCGGTCCGGTATGCGGCGCGACCGTGCACATTGGCAAGGCAACGTTCAGACCAGAAGCGCTGCCGTGTACCCTCGAAGTCGACGAACTGATCGAGCAACCGATCAGGGTCACCGGGGAAACGCTGACTTTCACCGGCGTGAGCGTTGGCAATCCTCATTGCGTGGTGTTTCGTTCCCAGGACCGGAAGTGGAGTCGCGACGACCTGCTTAGGCTGTGTCCAGCGCTAGAGACCCACCCGATCTTCCCCAATCGAATAAACGTTCAACTAGCCGAACCCACCGGTCCCAGCAAGATTCGCATCCTGATCTGGGAACGCGGTGTCGGCGAAACACCTTCATCCGGATCTTCGGCTTGCGCGGCTGCAAGCGCGGCGGTGCGTCTAGGCCTGGTGACGTCTCCCGTGACGGTGGAATCGCAAGGCGGGGCACTGGTTGTTGATGTGGAGGAGGAGTTCAATCTGACGCTGACCGGACCCGTAGCCGAGTTGGCCCGGGGAACCTTCAGTGAGGCGACGTTACGTGAGATTCTGGACGCGGATGATTAA
- a CDS encoding NAD(P)H-binding protein has protein sequence MTGSQPTHSSQPETVLITGATGYIGSRLLRRLVNGSHRVRCLVRRPDALSSLAANNVDVAGGDLLRPATLPDALRGVSTAYYLVHSMASGGDFALEDRKAATNFAAAALAAGVGRIIYLGGLGKGQPLSGHLESRREVGEILRNSGVPTIEFRASIIIGSGSLSFELIRALVEKLPVMLTPKWVHTQCQPIAIDDVLDYLVAALHVSGTVFNRCQVFEIGGPDRASYRDLMTEYARQRGLKRLLISVPVLSPRLSSLWLGLFTPVYAQIGRKLVESLRNETIVGDESALDAFPIRPRGMADAVRRALDNEGREFV, from the coding sequence ATGACCGGATCCCAGCCAACGCATTCATCGCAGCCGGAAACCGTCCTCATTACCGGAGCCACGGGGTACATCGGGAGCCGGCTGCTTCGGCGTCTGGTAAACGGATCACACCGGGTGCGTTGTCTCGTTCGGCGCCCGGATGCGTTGTCCTCGTTGGCAGCGAACAATGTCGATGTAGCAGGCGGCGACCTGCTGCGACCGGCAACACTGCCGGATGCCCTGCGAGGCGTATCGACGGCCTACTACCTGGTCCATTCCATGGCGTCCGGCGGTGACTTCGCACTGGAAGATCGAAAGGCTGCGACGAACTTTGCGGCGGCGGCACTTGCGGCCGGGGTAGGGCGTATCATTTACCTTGGCGGCCTGGGTAAAGGACAGCCACTGTCCGGCCACCTGGAAAGCAGGCGGGAAGTCGGGGAAATCCTTCGAAACTCCGGCGTGCCGACGATCGAATTCAGGGCATCCATCATCATCGGTTCCGGCAGTCTTTCATTTGAATTGATCCGCGCCCTTGTAGAGAAACTCCCGGTGATGCTGACACCGAAATGGGTTCATACCCAGTGTCAGCCCATTGCCATCGATGACGTGCTCGACTACCTGGTTGCCGCACTCCACGTTTCCGGCACGGTTTTCAACCGCTGCCAGGTTTTCGAAATCGGTGGACCGGACCGCGCCTCCTACCGGGATCTCATGACGGAATACGCCCGGCAGCGCGGCTTGAAGCGCTTGCTGATCTCCGTGCCCGTCCTCTCACCCCGCCTCTCCAGCCTGTGGCTCGGCCTGTTCACACCCGTCTACGCGCAGATCGGACGGAAACTCGTCGAAAGCCTCCGGAACGAGACAATCGTAGGCGATGAGTCCGCCCTGGATGCCTTTCCTATTCGGCCCAGAGGTATGGCCGATGCGGTACGAAGGGCGTTGGATAACGAGGGTCGAGAATTCGTGTAG
- a CDS encoding HigA family addiction module antidote protein: MAATGINVKMTPSHPGDFIRSEIIEELDLSVTKAAEILHVRRATLSALLNCNASLSAEMALRVEKAFDVNMDMLLRMQAWYDAARMRARAGEIEVLRYEH; encoded by the coding sequence ATGGCTGCCACCGGAATCAATGTCAAAATGACTCCGTCCCATCCGGGTGACTTCATTCGTTCGGAAATCATCGAGGAATTGGACCTCAGCGTCACGAAAGCAGCCGAGATTCTACACGTTCGTCGAGCTACGCTTTCTGCATTATTAAACTGCAACGCGTCGTTGTCGGCGGAGATGGCCTTGCGAGTCGAGAAGGCCTTCGACGTCAACATGGACATGCTTCTGCGGATGCAAGCATGGTACGATGCTGCCCGGATGCGTGCTCGCGCAGGAGAGATTGAAGTACTGCGCTATGAGCACTAA
- a CDS encoding Hsp20/alpha crystallin family protein, producing MRATTIFPLANLHDLRTELDGLFRPFPLRSGFQARWSPRVDTHETEDAYLVAVDLPGVASEDVSISLEKGVLTISGERKSPFGLNGDAEQQPRGKFEHAFPVPDAVDTESIDATYKDGVMTLTLRKSKESQPRQIPITVA from the coding sequence ATGAGAGCGACAACCATTTTCCCGCTGGCGAACCTGCATGACCTGCGGACCGAACTCGACGGCTTGTTCCGGCCGTTCCCGCTCAGGTCCGGATTCCAGGCACGCTGGTCGCCTCGCGTGGACACCCACGAGACCGAGGATGCCTACCTGGTCGCGGTCGACCTTCCGGGCGTAGCTTCGGAGGATGTGTCGATCAGCCTGGAGAAGGGCGTGCTCACCATCAGCGGCGAGCGCAAGAGTCCCTTCGGTCTCAACGGCGACGCGGAGCAGCAGCCCCGCGGAAAGTTCGAGCACGCGTTTCCGGTGCCGGACGCGGTGGATACCGAGTCGATCGACGCCACGTACAAGGACGGCGTCATGACCCTCACGCTGCGGAAATCGAAGGAGTCGCAGCCCAGGCAGATTCCGATCACCGTGGCCTGA
- a CDS encoding pyrimidine dimer DNA glycosylase, translating into MRIWDLPPEILCRQHLLGEHRELHGLWNVLTLGKTGYREHPETKRWVGRLAALYGRHEALVAEMHRRGYRHNTPLDDSLATGLSEQDVLIDSLDEQIRMLTEKPCLCPMAPWP; encoded by the coding sequence ATGCGCATCTGGGACCTTCCACCCGAAATCCTGTGCAGACAGCACCTCCTCGGTGAGCACCGGGAGTTGCACGGGCTATGGAATGTTCTCACATTGGGGAAAACAGGATACCGGGAGCATCCGGAGACGAAACGCTGGGTCGGCCGACTCGCGGCGTTGTACGGCCGGCACGAAGCATTGGTTGCGGAGATGCACCGGCGGGGCTACCGGCACAACACGCCACTGGATGATTCGCTTGCTACGGGTCTGAGCGAGCAGGATGTATTGATCGACAGCCTGGATGAACAGATCCGGATGTTAACTGAGAAGCCTTGTCTGTGCCCGATGGCGCCCTGGCCATAG
- a CDS encoding thioredoxin family protein — protein sequence MPSRQSVVIETRSVRSYTGGRPGAALAAFLVVMFCMAIGAGATIGVPVATAGEVNEKKPAEPDWQRLDKALALAKESGKLIIVNFYTDWCPNCRRMNEKTYRDEAVLKQLSKSFIPVKLNAESSQPLTIQGQTLTEYQVALMFQVGSYPTTWFLTSDGRPLLPVKGYYGPDLFAPMLRFVEGGWYEKMDFDMYMEREKRSEK from the coding sequence ATGCCGTCCAGGCAATCAGTAGTTATCGAAACGCGGTCCGTGAGAAGTTACACAGGAGGACGGCCAGGTGCCGCCCTTGCGGCCTTCCTCGTGGTCATGTTCTGCATGGCGATCGGTGCCGGTGCGACCATTGGCGTTCCGGTCGCCACGGCTGGCGAAGTCAATGAGAAGAAGCCGGCCGAACCCGACTGGCAACGGCTCGACAAGGCCCTGGCGCTGGCAAAGGAGTCCGGCAAGCTCATCATCGTCAACTTCTACACCGACTGGTGTCCAAACTGCAGAAGGATGAACGAGAAGACCTACCGCGACGAGGCCGTCCTGAAGCAACTGAGCAAATCCTTCATCCCGGTAAAGCTGAACGCGGAATCCTCCCAACCGCTGACCATCCAGGGCCAGACCCTGACGGAATACCAGGTGGCCCTGATGTTCCAGGTGGGCAGCTATCCCACCACGTGGTTTCTCACCTCGGATGGCCGTCCCCTCCTGCCCGTCAAGGGATACTACGGTCCCGATCTCTTCGCGCCCATGTTGCGATTCGTCGAAGGCGGATGGTATGAGAAGATGGACTTCGACATGTACATGGAGCGGGAGAAGCGCAGCGAGAAATAA
- a CDS encoding aminotransferase class III-fold pyridoxal phosphate-dependent enzyme, protein MTKLETSYRQAFGQSAALYERALERFPNGVTHDGRFMRPFPVYIDRAHGSRKWSVEGREIIDYWMGHGSLILGHSHPVIVEAIAEQAARGTHYGACHALEIEWADMIRQLMPSAETVRFVSSGTEATLMAIRLARTFTGRRKVIKFRGHYHGWHDQVLDGVGPGNKQPMPGVLREVFDTLISLPEVNLDRVADILRRDNDVACLILEPTGAMFGGVELSDDIVPGLRELTERHGVIFVMDEVVTGFRCAPGGAQEHYGIRPDLSTLAKIVAAGLNGGALVGRADIMELLELRDDAEWQTDKKMLHYGTFNANPLSAAAGIAMLRRIADGRDIAVANELAAELRKRMTEVLAANGLDDWRVYGSFSGFKILSAGTATADRRGDADLLHAIRQALLLNGVDCMGVDGLTSSVHTTEDVERTAEAFDGAISLLKRDGIIP, encoded by the coding sequence ATGACCAAGCTCGAAACATCCTATCGGCAGGCCTTCGGCCAGTCGGCCGCGCTGTACGAGCGCGCGCTCGAGCGGTTCCCCAACGGGGTGACCCACGACGGCCGGTTCATGCGCCCCTTCCCGGTATACATCGACCGCGCCCACGGGTCGCGCAAGTGGTCGGTGGAAGGCCGGGAGATCATCGACTACTGGATGGGGCACGGATCCCTGATCCTGGGGCACAGTCACCCGGTGATCGTCGAAGCGATCGCGGAGCAGGCAGCCAGGGGCACCCACTACGGCGCCTGCCACGCACTCGAGATCGAATGGGCGGACATGATCCGGCAGCTCATGCCCTCCGCGGAGACGGTCCGCTTCGTTTCTTCCGGCACGGAAGCCACGCTCATGGCCATCCGGCTGGCGCGGACCTTCACGGGACGGCGCAAGGTCATCAAGTTCCGGGGGCATTACCACGGCTGGCATGACCAGGTGCTGGACGGGGTCGGACCGGGGAACAAACAACCCATGCCGGGCGTGTTGCGGGAGGTGTTCGATACGCTGATCAGCCTGCCGGAGGTCAACCTGGACCGCGTGGCGGACATCCTCAGGCGCGACAACGACGTCGCCTGCCTCATCCTGGAACCGACGGGCGCCATGTTCGGCGGCGTGGAACTGTCCGACGACATCGTCCCGGGCCTGCGGGAGCTCACCGAGCGGCACGGCGTGATCTTCGTCATGGACGAGGTGGTCACGGGGTTCCGGTGTGCACCGGGCGGTGCGCAGGAGCATTACGGGATCCGGCCGGACCTGAGTACGCTGGCCAAGATCGTGGCCGCGGGCTTGAATGGCGGCGCCCTGGTGGGTCGCGCGGACATCATGGAACTGCTGGAACTTCGCGACGACGCGGAGTGGCAGACCGACAAGAAGATGCTGCACTACGGGACCTTCAACGCGAACCCCCTTTCCGCGGCTGCGGGCATCGCCATGCTCCGGCGCATCGCCGACGGCCGCGACATCGCCGTGGCCAACGAACTGGCGGCGGAGCTGCGCAAGCGCATGACGGAGGTGCTGGCCGCCAACGGGCTGGACGACTGGCGGGTCTACGGCTCCTTCTCCGGGTTCAAGATCCTGTCGGCGGGAACGGCCACCGCTGACCGCCGGGGCGACGCTGACCTGCTCCACGCCATACGCCAGGCTTTGCTCCTGAACGGCGTGGACTGCATGGGGGTCGACGGCCTCACTTCTTCGGTCCATACCACCGAGGACGTGGAACGCACGGCCGAGGCCTTTGACGGTGCGATTTCGCTGCTTAAGCGGGACGGGATAATCCCATGA
- the dnaK gene encoding molecular chaperone DnaK — MGKIIGIDLGTTNSCVAVVEGGEPTVVPNAEGSRTTSSVVGFSKDGERLVGATAKRQAVTNPDATVYSVKRFMGRRFEEVPDERTRMPYSVVEGSNGQVSIQISDKTYSPPEISAAVLQKMKQTAEDYLGETVTEAVITVPAYFNDSQRQATKDAGRIAGLDVKRIINEPTAASLAYGLDKKSNEKIAVFDLGGGTFDISILEIGDGVFEVMATNGDTHLGGDDLDDALVDFLAEEFQKEAGIDLRNDAMALQRLKEAAEKAKCELSTAGQTEVALPFITADASGPKHLNRTMTRAQLEQLVDPLVQRVVAPCRQAISDAGLSASDIDEVVLVGGSTRMPKVQEIVKELFGKEPNRGVNPDEVVAIGAAIQGAVLSGDVKDVLLLDVTPLSLGIETLGGVFTRLIDRNTTIPTKKSQVFSTAADNQPSVEVHVLQGERDMALYNRTLGKFHLDGIPPAPRGMPQIEVTFDIDANGILHVSAKDMGTGKEQQIRIEASSGLSDAEIDKMVKDAEAHADEDSKKKEEVEARNQADQLVYSTEKSLEEHGDKLSAEDRGAIDAALAELKTALEGSDPAAIKAATEKLTQASQKLAEVLYQQAQAEQAAAQAAQAGAAGPEGPQDGPQGPPPGAQPEGDPQAQKKKKDGAIDADYEVVN; from the coding sequence ATGGGCAAGATCATTGGAATCGACCTGGGCACGACCAACTCCTGCGTGGCGGTGGTGGAGGGCGGCGAACCGACCGTGGTGCCGAACGCGGAAGGCAGCCGGACCACCTCCTCCGTCGTGGGCTTTTCGAAGGACGGCGAGCGGCTCGTCGGCGCGACGGCCAAGCGCCAGGCAGTCACCAACCCGGACGCGACGGTTTACTCCGTCAAGCGGTTCATGGGACGCCGCTTCGAAGAGGTGCCCGACGAGCGCACCCGCATGCCCTACAGCGTGGTGGAAGGGTCGAACGGCCAGGTCAGCATACAGATCAGCGACAAGACGTACTCGCCCCCGGAGATCTCCGCGGCGGTCCTGCAGAAGATGAAGCAGACGGCCGAGGACTATCTGGGCGAGACCGTCACGGAGGCCGTGATTACCGTACCGGCCTATTTCAACGACAGCCAGCGTCAGGCCACCAAGGACGCCGGACGCATCGCCGGCCTGGACGTCAAGCGCATCATCAACGAGCCGACGGCCGCGTCACTGGCCTACGGGCTCGACAAGAAGAGCAACGAGAAGATCGCGGTCTTCGACCTCGGCGGCGGCACCTTCGACATTTCGATCCTCGAGATCGGTGACGGCGTCTTCGAGGTTATGGCGACCAACGGGGACACCCACCTGGGCGGGGACGACCTGGACGATGCCCTGGTGGACTTCCTGGCGGAGGAGTTCCAGAAGGAGGCCGGCATCGACCTCCGCAACGACGCCATGGCCCTGCAGAGACTGAAGGAAGCAGCCGAGAAGGCCAAGTGCGAGCTTTCGACCGCGGGACAGACCGAAGTGGCCCTGCCCTTCATCACGGCGGACGCCTCCGGTCCCAAGCACCTGAACCGCACCATGACGCGGGCCCAGCTCGAGCAGCTCGTGGACCCGCTCGTCCAGCGGGTGGTAGCGCCGTGCCGGCAGGCGATCTCCGACGCGGGCCTCTCGGCTTCGGATATCGACGAAGTGGTCCTCGTGGGCGGCTCGACGCGCATGCCCAAGGTGCAGGAAATCGTCAAGGAACTCTTCGGCAAGGAGCCCAACCGGGGCGTGAACCCGGACGAAGTCGTGGCCATCGGCGCGGCGATCCAGGGTGCGGTGCTCTCGGGTGACGTGAAGGACGTGCTACTGCTCGACGTCACGCCGCTGTCGCTGGGCATCGAGACCCTGGGCGGCGTCTTCACGCGGCTCATCGACCGGAACACGACGATCCCCACGAAGAAGAGCCAGGTCTTCTCTACTGCGGCGGACAACCAGCCGTCGGTAGAGGTGCACGTCCTCCAGGGCGAGCGCGACATGGCCCTCTACAACCGGACCCTGGGCAAGTTCCACCTGGACGGCATCCCGCCGGCGCCCAGGGGCATGCCCCAGATCGAGGTGACCTTCGACATCGACGCGAACGGCATACTCCACGTCTCGGCCAAGGACATGGGCACGGGCAAGGAGCAGCAGATCCGCATCGAGGCGTCCAGCGGCCTGTCGGACGCCGAGATCGACAAGATGGTCAAGGACGCCGAGGCCCACGCCGACGAGGATTCGAAGAAGAAGGAAGAGGTGGAAGCCCGCAACCAGGCCGACCAGCTCGTGTACTCGACGGAGAAGTCGCTGGAAGAACACGGCGACAAGCTTTCCGCAGAGGACCGCGGCGCCATCGATGCGGCCCTAGCCGAGTTGAAGACGGCCCTGGAGGGCAGCGATCCGGCGGCCATCAAGGCGGCCACCGAGAAGCTGACCCAGGCTTCCCAGAAGCTCGCGGAAGTCCTCTACCAGCAGGCCCAGGCCGAACAGGCCGCCGCCCAGGCTGCGCAGGCGGGCGCGGCCGGTCCCGAGGGGCCGCAGGACGGTCCGCAGGGTCCGCCGCCGGGTGCTCAGCCGGAGGGCGATCCGCAGGCGCAGAAGAAGAAGAAAGACGGCGCCATCGACGCGGATTACGAGGTGGTGAATTGA